One window from the genome of Calliopsis andreniformis isolate RMS-2024a chromosome 12, iyCalAndr_principal, whole genome shotgun sequence encodes:
- the Zip99c gene encoding zinc transporter Zip99C isoform X3 codes for MKCSRGRKVHYMCTTIISTMFVTNFVDRTEQIDTKYSAGTLKILLSFAVGGLLGDVFLHLLPEAWENDSLKRAADAGHSPMTCSLWVLSGFLVFVIVEKLFSFERESDSEEDESVIANKESEQEATMDTEKEMENNNCIPLIGTNLKNGFSKRFTKIDYSKAIDELQPFLEKKNGYSYLPDCKESHKNGFVNGIKPILMCNELSNSLGGLPLNEAKDCLKKLVKSNGFSTGLTKECADKNTQIAVAASNTKKTAKKEKSKHITGYLNLIANVIDNFTHGLAVGGSFLVSLRLGMLTTFAILIHEIPHEVGDFAILLRSGFNRWDAARAQLFTATGGIFGAMSAVSFSGGEVGAKTSWILPFTAGGFLHIGLVTILPELLKESNPKESLKQLAALLLGIGVMAFLTALCD; via the exons ACAGCGCTGGCACGCTGAAAATACTATTGAGCTTCGCGGTTGGCGGCCTTCTGGGCGACGTCTTCCTGCATCTGCTACCAGAAGCATGGGAGAACGACTCACTGAAAAGAG CAGCGGATGCTGGTCATTCGCCGATGACATGCAGTCTATGGGTGCTCAGCGGCTTTCTGGTGTTCGTCATAGTGGAGAAGCTCTTCAGCTTTGAGAGAGAGTCGGATAGCGAGGAGGATGAATCTGTAATAGCAAACAAAGAGAGCGAACAAGAGGCTACGATGGATACGGAGAAGGAAATGGAGAACAATAACTGCATCCCTTTGATCGGTACCAACTTGAAGAATGGGTTCTCGAAACGTTTTACCAAGATTGATTACTCCAAGGCTATTGACGAG CTGCAGCCTTTTTTGGAAAAAAAGAACGGCTACTCCTACTTGCCAGACTGCAAAGAGTCACATAAGAACGGCTTTGTCAATGGTATCAAGCCGATACTGATGTGCAACGAATTATCAAACTCTTTGGGAGGTCTGCCGCTAAACGAGGCGAAGGATTGTCTGAAGAAGCTGGTAAAGAGTAACGGTTTCTCCACTGGTCTGACGAAAGAATGCGCTGACAAGAACACTCAGATCGCAGTTGCTGCTTCCAATACTAAAAAGACTGCCAAGAAAGAGAAGTCAAAGCACATAACCGGCTATCTGAATTTGATAGCCAACGTTATTGATAACTTCACTCATGGTCTGGCTGTGGGTGGTTCTTTCCTTGTATCGCTCCGTTTGGGGATGCTCACCACATTCGCTATCCTGATACACGAGATACCCCACGAAGTTGGGGATTTTGCTATCCTACTACGTAGTGGATTCAACAGATGGGATGCTGCGCGGGCGCAGCTTTTCACTGCTACTGGTGGCATTTTTGGAGCCATGTCTGCGGTGTCATTTTCTGGCGGTGAAGTAG GCGCAAAAACAAGTTGGATATTACCCTTCACGGCGGGTGGGTTTCTGCATATTGGCCTGGTGACTATCCTGCCCGAACTGCTTAAGGAATCGAATCCCAAAGAATCCTTGAAGCAACTTGCTGCGTTACTCTTGGGCATCGGTGTGATGGCTTTTCTGACGGCTCTTTGTGACTAG
- the Zip99c gene encoding zinc transporter Zip99C isoform X4 has product MYRWTHPRIPKTPFFLKGGFPHAAYSAGTLKILLSFAVGGLLGDVFLHLLPEAWENDSLKRAADAGHSPMTCSLWVLSGFLVFVIVEKLFSFERESDSEEDESVIANKESEQEATMDTEKEMENNNCIPLIGTNLKNGFSKRFTKIDYSKAIDELQPFLEKKNGYSYLPDCKESHKNGFVNGIKPILMCNELSNSLGGLPLNEAKDCLKKLVKSNGFSTGLTKECADKNTQIAVAASNTKKTAKKEKSKHITGYLNLIANVIDNFTHGLAVGGSFLVSLRLGMLTTFAILIHEIPHEVGDFAILLRSGFNRWDAARAQLFTATGGIFGAMSAVSFSGGEVGAKTSWILPFTAGGFLHIGLVTILPELLKESNPKESLKQLAALLLGIGVMAFLTALCD; this is encoded by the exons ACAGCGCTGGCACGCTGAAAATACTATTGAGCTTCGCGGTTGGCGGCCTTCTGGGCGACGTCTTCCTGCATCTGCTACCAGAAGCATGGGAGAACGACTCACTGAAAAGAG CAGCGGATGCTGGTCATTCGCCGATGACATGCAGTCTATGGGTGCTCAGCGGCTTTCTGGTGTTCGTCATAGTGGAGAAGCTCTTCAGCTTTGAGAGAGAGTCGGATAGCGAGGAGGATGAATCTGTAATAGCAAACAAAGAGAGCGAACAAGAGGCTACGATGGATACGGAGAAGGAAATGGAGAACAATAACTGCATCCCTTTGATCGGTACCAACTTGAAGAATGGGTTCTCGAAACGTTTTACCAAGATTGATTACTCCAAGGCTATTGACGAG CTGCAGCCTTTTTTGGAAAAAAAGAACGGCTACTCCTACTTGCCAGACTGCAAAGAGTCACATAAGAACGGCTTTGTCAATGGTATCAAGCCGATACTGATGTGCAACGAATTATCAAACTCTTTGGGAGGTCTGCCGCTAAACGAGGCGAAGGATTGTCTGAAGAAGCTGGTAAAGAGTAACGGTTTCTCCACTGGTCTGACGAAAGAATGCGCTGACAAGAACACTCAGATCGCAGTTGCTGCTTCCAATACTAAAAAGACTGCCAAGAAAGAGAAGTCAAAGCACATAACCGGCTATCTGAATTTGATAGCCAACGTTATTGATAACTTCACTCATGGTCTGGCTGTGGGTGGTTCTTTCCTTGTATCGCTCCGTTTGGGGATGCTCACCACATTCGCTATCCTGATACACGAGATACCCCACGAAGTTGGGGATTTTGCTATCCTACTACGTAGTGGATTCAACAGATGGGATGCTGCGCGGGCGCAGCTTTTCACTGCTACTGGTGGCATTTTTGGAGCCATGTCTGCGGTGTCATTTTCTGGCGGTGAAGTAG GCGCAAAAACAAGTTGGATATTACCCTTCACGGCGGGTGGGTTTCTGCATATTGGCCTGGTGACTATCCTGCCCGAACTGCTTAAGGAATCGAATCCCAAAGAATCCTTGAAGCAACTTGCTGCGTTACTCTTGGGCATCGGTGTGATGGCTTTTCTGACGGCTCTTTGTGACTAG